A single genomic interval of Arctopsyche grandis isolate Sample6627 chromosome 8, ASM5162203v2, whole genome shotgun sequence harbors:
- the nemy gene encoding cytochrome b561 family member no extended memory isoform X6, giving the protein MWSVECRVAERLSQRATPANYAPVHRSNSYEEEEGEWGCGSWFEYALVVTLASVLLVGSLALTLFWVLYYREGFSWNENPKLQFNLHPVLMVAGFITFSGFSILLYRICRCCRRLYVKLFHTIFHALAVPCVVVGFLAVLDSHNLATPPIPNFYSLHSWLGFITMGLFAIQFVVGFFSFLVLLCCDSATASFRAALVPIHAAFGLTTLMLAIATCLTGLTEKAVFTLGPQYSDFIEEGVVINALGVSLAALAIVVVYIVTRDKFRVSPMHNQVFIRASADL; this is encoded by the exons ATGTGGAGCGTCGAGTGCCGGGTAGCCGAACGTCTCTCTCAACGTGCTACTCCTGCAAATTATGCTCCAGT GCATCGCTCTAATTCGTATGAAGAAGAGGAAGGAGAATGGGGCTGTGGCAGTTGGTTCGAATACGCCCTGGTTGTGACGCTAGCCTCGGTCCTCCTCGTAGGATCGTTGGCATTAACTCTCTTCTGGGTACTCTATTACCGTGAAGGTTTCTCGTGGAATGAAAATCCCAAATTGCAATTCAACCTCCATCCCGTGCTTATGGTCGCCGGATTCATCACCTTCAGCGGATTCT CAATTTTACTCTACCGTATCTGCCGATGCTGCCGACGGCTCTACGTGAAACTGTTCCACACAATATTCCACGCGTTGGCCGTACCCTGTGTGGTGGTTGGCTTCCTCGCCGTTTTGGACTCGCATAATCTTGCTACACCACCAATACCAAACTTCTACTCGTTGCACAGCTGGTTAGGATTCATCACCATGGGACTATTTGCCATACAA TTTGTCGTCGGCTTCTTCAGTTTCTTAGTGCTGTTGTGCTGCGATAGTGCTACGGCCTCCTTCCGTGCAGCACTTGTTCCGATCCACGCCGCATTCGGTCTCACTACTCTTATGCTAGCCATTGCTACTTGTCTCACTGGATTGACTGAAAAGGCCGTATTCACTCTCgg TCCGCAGTATTCGGATTTCATTGAAGAAGGCGTGGTGATCAACGCCCTGGGTGTATCTTTGGCAGCGCTGGCAATCGTTGTCGTTTACATCGTTACACGGGATAAATTCCGCGTCAGTCCGATGCACAATCAAGTGTTCATTAGAGCCTCGGCTGATCTGTAA
- the nemy gene encoding cytochrome b561 family member no extended memory isoform X7, translated as MWSVECRVAERLSQRATPANYAPVHRSNSYEEEEGEWGCGSWFEYALVVTLASVLLVGSLALTLFWVLYYREGFSWNENPKLQFNLHPVLMVAGFITFSGFSILLYRICRCCRRLYVKLFHTIFHALAVPCVVVGFLAVLDSHNLATPPIPNFYSLHSWLGFITMGLFAIQFVVGFFSFLVLLCCDSATASFRAALVPIHAAFGLTTLMLAIATCLTGLTEKAVFTLGDKYPNLPEEGIVINALGVSLIAIGIVVTVAVRRASRQRCPRVRTDPSAS; from the exons ATGTGGAGCGTCGAGTGCCGGGTAGCCGAACGTCTCTCTCAACGTGCTACTCCTGCAAATTATGCTCCAGT GCATCGCTCTAATTCGTATGAAGAAGAGGAAGGAGAATGGGGCTGTGGCAGTTGGTTCGAATACGCCCTGGTTGTGACGCTAGCCTCGGTCCTCCTCGTAGGATCGTTGGCATTAACTCTCTTCTGGGTACTCTATTACCGTGAAGGTTTCTCGTGGAATGAAAATCCCAAATTGCAATTCAACCTCCATCCCGTGCTTATGGTCGCCGGATTCATCACCTTCAGCGGATTCT CAATTTTACTCTACCGTATCTGCCGATGCTGCCGACGGCTCTACGTGAAACTGTTCCACACAATATTCCACGCGTTGGCCGTACCCTGTGTGGTGGTTGGCTTCCTCGCCGTTTTGGACTCGCATAATCTTGCTACACCACCAATACCAAACTTCTACTCGTTGCACAGCTGGTTAGGATTCATCACCATGGGACTATTTGCCATACAA TTTGTCGTCGGCTTCTTCAGTTTCTTAGTGCTGTTGTGCTGCGATAGTGCTACGGCCTCCTTCCGTGCAGCACTTGTTCCGATCCACGCCGCATTCGGTCTCACTACTCTTATGCTAGCCATTGCTACTTGTCTCACTGGATTGACTGAAAAGGCCGTATTCACTCTCgg GGATAAGTATCCGAACCTCCCGGAGGAGGGCATAGTGATAAATGCTCTCGGAGTGTCGCTGATCGCCATCGGCATTGTAGTGACCGTTGCTGTGAGGCGGGCAAGTCGTCAGCGTTGTCCGCGTGTCCGCACCGACCCCAGCGCCAGCTAG
- the nemy gene encoding cytochrome b561 family member no extended memory isoform X9, protein MGKNKHHSSHRSNSYEEEEGEWGCGSWFEYALVVTLASVLLVGSLALTLFWVLYYREGFSWNENPKLQFNLHPVLMVAGFITFSGFSILLYRICRCCRRLYVKLFHTIFHALAVPCVVVGFLAVLDSHNLATPPIPNFYSLHSWLGFITMGLFAIQFVVGFFSFLVLLCCDSATASFRAALVPIHAAFGLTTLMLAIATCLTGLTEKAVFTLGDKYPNLPEEGIVINALGVSLIAIGIVVTVAVRRASRQRCPRVRTDPSAS, encoded by the exons GCATCGCTCTAATTCGTATGAAGAAGAGGAAGGAGAATGGGGCTGTGGCAGTTGGTTCGAATACGCCCTGGTTGTGACGCTAGCCTCGGTCCTCCTCGTAGGATCGTTGGCATTAACTCTCTTCTGGGTACTCTATTACCGTGAAGGTTTCTCGTGGAATGAAAATCCCAAATTGCAATTCAACCTCCATCCCGTGCTTATGGTCGCCGGATTCATCACCTTCAGCGGATTCT CAATTTTACTCTACCGTATCTGCCGATGCTGCCGACGGCTCTACGTGAAACTGTTCCACACAATATTCCACGCGTTGGCCGTACCCTGTGTGGTGGTTGGCTTCCTCGCCGTTTTGGACTCGCATAATCTTGCTACACCACCAATACCAAACTTCTACTCGTTGCACAGCTGGTTAGGATTCATCACCATGGGACTATTTGCCATACAA TTTGTCGTCGGCTTCTTCAGTTTCTTAGTGCTGTTGTGCTGCGATAGTGCTACGGCCTCCTTCCGTGCAGCACTTGTTCCGATCCACGCCGCATTCGGTCTCACTACTCTTATGCTAGCCATTGCTACTTGTCTCACTGGATTGACTGAAAAGGCCGTATTCACTCTCgg GGATAAGTATCCGAACCTCCCGGAGGAGGGCATAGTGATAAATGCTCTCGGAGTGTCGCTGATCGCCATCGGCATTGTAGTGACCGTTGCTGTGAGGCGGGCAAGTCGTCAGCGTTGTCCGCGTGTCCGCACCGACCCCAGCGCCAGCTAG
- the nemy gene encoding cytochrome b561 family member no extended memory isoform X8 has protein sequence MGKNKHHSSHRSNSYEEEEGEWGCGSWFEYALVVTLASVLLVGSLALTLFWVLYYREGFSWNENPKLQFNLHPVLMVAGFITFSGFSILLYRICRCCRRLYVKLFHTIFHALAVPCVVVGFLAVLDSHNLATPPIPNFYSLHSWLGFITMGLFAIQFVVGFFSFLVLLCCDSATASFRAALVPIHAAFGLTTLMLAIATCLTGLTEKAVFTLGPQYSDFIEEGVVINALGVSLAALAIVVVYIVTRDKFRVSPMHNQVFIRASADL, from the exons GCATCGCTCTAATTCGTATGAAGAAGAGGAAGGAGAATGGGGCTGTGGCAGTTGGTTCGAATACGCCCTGGTTGTGACGCTAGCCTCGGTCCTCCTCGTAGGATCGTTGGCATTAACTCTCTTCTGGGTACTCTATTACCGTGAAGGTTTCTCGTGGAATGAAAATCCCAAATTGCAATTCAACCTCCATCCCGTGCTTATGGTCGCCGGATTCATCACCTTCAGCGGATTCT CAATTTTACTCTACCGTATCTGCCGATGCTGCCGACGGCTCTACGTGAAACTGTTCCACACAATATTCCACGCGTTGGCCGTACCCTGTGTGGTGGTTGGCTTCCTCGCCGTTTTGGACTCGCATAATCTTGCTACACCACCAATACCAAACTTCTACTCGTTGCACAGCTGGTTAGGATTCATCACCATGGGACTATTTGCCATACAA TTTGTCGTCGGCTTCTTCAGTTTCTTAGTGCTGTTGTGCTGCGATAGTGCTACGGCCTCCTTCCGTGCAGCACTTGTTCCGATCCACGCCGCATTCGGTCTCACTACTCTTATGCTAGCCATTGCTACTTGTCTCACTGGATTGACTGAAAAGGCCGTATTCACTCTCgg TCCGCAGTATTCGGATTTCATTGAAGAAGGCGTGGTGATCAACGCCCTGGGTGTATCTTTGGCAGCGCTGGCAATCGTTGTCGTTTACATCGTTACACGGGATAAATTCCGCGTCAGTCCGATGCACAATCAAGTGTTCATTAGAGCCTCGGCTGATCTGTAA